In the genome of Persephonella sp., one region contains:
- a CDS encoding carbonic anhydrase family protein codes for MRKTVVSFSVASAVFGFAFAGGADSWSYHGHTGPEHWGDLKDEYIMCKIGKNQSPVDISRIVEADLEDIKINYKPGAYSLVNNGHTIKVSYESGSYIVVDGVKFELKQFHFHAPSEHKIKGKHYPFEAHFVHADKDGNLAVIGVVFKEGKKNPVIEKLWENLPSKVGEKVKLAHKINAYDLLPDKKKYFRYSGSLTTPPCSEGVRWLVMINEMEMSKEQIQKFRKLMGGDTNRPVQPLNARMIMIQD; via the coding sequence ATGAGGAAAACAGTAGTTTCGTTTTCAGTTGCTTCAGCAGTTTTTGGCTTTGCCTTTGCGGGGGGAGCCGATAGCTGGAGTTATCACGGGCACACAGGTCCAGAACACTGGGGAGACCTGAAAGATGAATACATTATGTGTAAGATCGGTAAAAACCAGTCCCCAGTTGACATCAGCCGTATTGTTGAGGCAGATCTTGAGGATATCAAGATCAATTACAAACCTGGTGCTTATTCTCTGGTTAACAACGGACACACAATCAAAGTGTCTTACGAAAGTGGAAGCTACATTGTTGTTGATGGGGTAAAATTTGAACTTAAACAGTTTCACTTTCATGCCCCAAGCGAGCACAAAATAAAAGGAAAACATTACCCGTTTGAAGCTCACTTTGTCCATGCTGACAAAGACGGGAATCTGGCTGTAATAGGTGTAGTTTTCAAAGAAGGAAAGAAAAATCCTGTTATTGAGAAATTGTGGGAAAACCTTCCTTCAAAAGTTGGAGAAAAAGTCAAACTTGCCCACAAGATAAACGCCTATGACCTCCTTCCAGACAAGAAAAAATATTTCAGATATTCAGGATCACTTACAACTCCGCCTTGTTCTGAAGGAGTAAGGTGGTTAGTTATGATCAATGAGATGGAGATGTCAAAAGAGCAGATACAAAAGTTCAGAAAGCTGATGGGAGGAGACACAAACAGACCTGTTCAACCTCTCAACGCAAGAATGATAATGATACAAGACTAA
- the galT gene encoding galactose-1-phosphate uridylyltransferase — translation MPELRYNRLNNTWVIISKERAKRPHDYPVEWRKEVGDPAKCPFEPGKENLTPPEVYAVREPGTKPNTPGWKIRVIPNKYPALKPEEPFFRESEDIHDRMGGFGYHEVIIDTPDHFRQFHNFTVSEIQMILYVYRERMKQLYQNENIYYVQIFKNHGKEAGKSLYHSHSQLVALPRIPKRVDTQISQCRNYYKEKERCLLCDEIRYELKQQVRVVYDNNRFTVYTPFASAFPFEMKIVPKFHSSDFTKTTDEDLADLAEALFIAVRKLSKLFENPPFNMILHTSPPFREIPWDPNYYYNINKMYHWYIEILPRMAIHAGFELGTEFFINPTPPEEAARYLREKKIEEG, via the coding sequence ATGCCTGAGCTTAGATACAACAGGCTTAACAATACATGGGTTATAATTTCAAAAGAAAGAGCGAAAAGACCCCACGATTACCCTGTCGAATGGAGAAAGGAAGTAGGTGATCCTGCAAAATGTCCCTTTGAACCGGGTAAGGAAAATCTTACTCCTCCTGAAGTTTATGCCGTTAGAGAACCGGGGACAAAACCGAATACCCCGGGGTGGAAAATCAGAGTAATACCTAACAAATATCCGGCTTTAAAACCTGAAGAGCCTTTTTTTAGGGAGTCTGAAGACATACACGACAGAATGGGCGGTTTTGGATACCATGAGGTGATTATAGATACTCCCGATCACTTCAGACAGTTTCACAACTTTACAGTTTCAGAAATCCAGATGATCCTGTATGTATACAGAGAAAGAATGAAACAGCTCTACCAAAATGAAAATATATACTATGTTCAGATATTCAAAAATCACGGAAAGGAAGCCGGCAAAAGCCTTTACCATTCTCATTCACAGCTTGTTGCCCTCCCAAGAATTCCCAAGAGAGTAGATACCCAGATATCCCAGTGCAGAAACTACTACAAAGAAAAAGAAAGATGTCTCCTCTGCGACGAAATAAGATACGAACTGAAACAGCAGGTAAGGGTTGTTTATGACAATAATAGGTTTACTGTATATACACCTTTTGCTTCTGCTTTTCCATTTGAGATGAAGATAGTTCCGAAGTTCCATTCAAGCGACTTTACAAAAACAACAGATGAGGATCTGGCAGATCTTGCAGAAGCTTTGTTTATCGCAGTCAGAAAGCTATCAAAACTTTTTGAAAATCCACCTTTCAACATGATACTTCACACATCTCCTCCCTTTAGAGAGATACCATGGGATCCAAATTATTATTACAATATCAATAAAATGTATCACTGGTATATTGAGATACTTCCAAGAATGGCAATCCATGCAGGATTTGAACTTGGGACAGAATTTTTTATAAATCCAACACCCCCTGAGGAAGCTGCAAGATACCTCAGGGAAAAAAAGATAGAGGAGGGATAG
- a CDS encoding DUF502 domain-containing protein → MNNFRKKILILKIRDTFLTGLFVFIPIAITIWIVVWLLSFVNNLVLPYLRYLIPIPDIPGVGILVTLLIVFATGLIAQNYFGKKLISLWDSLINRIPLVRSIYIATKQLMENLFNSKGKGKFKEAVLVEFPRKGMLSIGFVANKIQFDGKTYYLVYIPTAPNPTSGYTIFVEENEVRHTDLTVEEATKIILSGGLVSKNKIKPL, encoded by the coding sequence TTGAATAATTTCAGGAAAAAAATATTAATTCTAAAAATTAGAGATACATTTTTAACAGGTTTATTTGTTTTTATACCTATCGCGATAACAATATGGATCGTTGTCTGGCTCTTGTCTTTTGTTAACAATCTTGTTCTTCCATACCTGAGGTATTTAATTCCCATTCCAGATATTCCCGGAGTAGGAATACTAGTAACACTCCTTATTGTGTTCGCAACAGGATTAATCGCACAAAACTACTTTGGTAAGAAACTTATCTCTTTATGGGACAGCCTTATAAACAGAATTCCCCTTGTCAGATCAATCTACATAGCCACAAAACAGCTTATGGAAAACCTTTTTAATTCCAAAGGTAAAGGAAAGTTTAAAGAAGCCGTTCTCGTTGAGTTTCCAAGAAAAGGAATGTTATCAATCGGGTTCGTGGCAAACAAAATTCAGTTTGATGGAAAAACTTACTATCTCGTTTATATCCCTACAGCCCCTAACCCAACATCAGGTTATACAATTTTTGTAGAGGAAAATGAGGTCAGGCATACAGACCTGACAGTTGAAGAAGCTACAAAAATAATCCTTTCTGGAGGTCTTGTTTCAAAAAATAAGATCAAACCTCTGTAA
- a CDS encoding dUTP diphosphatase, protein MKEKLIDMFQLQEKLNRKIDDNWRQIRSKEDFARATWIECAELVDSLPWKWWKKQQPDMENVQIEVVDIWHFVMSYILLDYEDIGKAVESEPVNLFVRGLNEDFREINIKGEHINHYLGETDSYKRIIFLAERVAEGFLKQDLNEGVFFFGLLVKNTIPFEHLYLLYIGKNILNHIRQEKGYNSGDYKKVINGMEDNRYLFELVKSVKNKKDLEEKIRKTFETIHN, encoded by the coding sequence ATGAAGGAAAAACTGATAGATATGTTTCAGCTTCAGGAAAAGCTGAACAGAAAGATAGACGATAACTGGAGACAGATAAGATCAAAAGAAGATTTTGCAAGGGCTACATGGATAGAGTGTGCAGAACTTGTTGATAGTCTGCCCTGGAAGTGGTGGAAAAAACAACAGCCTGATATGGAAAATGTTCAGATTGAGGTGGTTGATATATGGCATTTTGTGATGTCTTACATACTTCTTGATTATGAAGATATAGGTAAAGCTGTTGAAAGTGAACCTGTTAACCTTTTTGTAAGGGGTTTAAATGAGGACTTTAGGGAAATAAACATTAAAGGTGAGCATATAAATCACTATCTTGGAGAGACAGACAGTTACAAAAGAATAATTTTCCTTGCAGAAAGGGTCGCAGAGGGATTTTTGAAACAGGATCTAAATGAGGGGGTATTTTTTTTCGGACTTCTGGTGAAAAATACTATACCCTTTGAACATCTTTACCTCCTTTATATCGGAAAAAACATTCTCAACCACATCAGGCAGGAAAAAGGTTATAATTCTGGAGATTACAAAAAGGTTATAAACGGTATGGAAGATAACCGGTATCTTTTTGAGCTTGTAAAAAGCGTAAAAAATAAAAAAGACCTTGAAGAAAAAATAAGAAAAACATTTGAGACTATTCATAATTAG
- a CDS encoding DUF523 domain-containing protein, which produces MSFSDKPVVVFSSCLLGEKVRYDGSSSEDQFALKLKDFVYPIKVCPEVEIGLGVPRKKIFLLKIDGYRVVQEETKADFTSDLNRFSKNFLKSLKTVDGFFLKSKSPSCGVSGAKTYKNPDRTGYIGRKTGLFALNVKRYFPYYPVEDEIRLKDFYRKYYFLTRLYILFYGRSKGYGFVLKNYPHILKLFNRSRFADFEKKPDKKNLLKIFNSPFTQKVAEKKARNFREKILNDPDFRKSYVLFPYQLIG; this is translated from the coding sequence ATGAGCTTTTCTGATAAACCAGTAGTGGTCTTCAGCAGTTGCCTATTAGGAGAAAAGGTAAGATACGACGGCAGTTCTTCGGAGGATCAGTTTGCTTTAAAATTAAAGGATTTTGTCTATCCAATAAAAGTATGCCCTGAGGTTGAGATAGGTCTTGGTGTGCCCAGAAAAAAAATTTTTTTACTAAAAATAGACGGCTACAGAGTTGTTCAGGAGGAAACAAAGGCTGATTTTACATCTGATCTTAACCGTTTTTCAAAAAACTTTCTAAAATCCCTTAAAACAGTAGACGGCTTTTTCCTAAAATCAAAATCCCCAAGCTGTGGTGTATCCGGAGCAAAAACCTACAAAAATCCTGATAGAACAGGATACATAGGGAGAAAAACAGGCTTATTTGCTCTAAATGTAAAAAGATATTTTCCTTACTATCCTGTTGAAGACGAGATAAGGCTGAAGGATTTTTACAGAAAGTATTATTTTCTAACAAGACTTTACATTCTTTTTTATGGAAGGTCAAAAGGGTATGGTTTTGTTTTAAAAAATTATCCGCATATTTTAAAGCTGTTTAATAGAAGCAGATTTGCAGATTTTGAAAAAAAACCTGATAAAAAAAATCTTCTGAAGATATTCAACTCACCCTTTACCCAAAAGGTAGCTGAGAAAAAGGCAAGAAACTTCAGGGAAAAGATCTTAAACGATCCAGATTTCAGAAAAAGTTATGTTTTATTTCCCTATCAGCTTATTGGATAA
- a CDS encoding ATP-dependent Clp protease proteolytic subunit, producing the protein MDPTGAIWINQLFWLIFLLLLVLPMVKAQTLEWSRERLIRAIEEKRKSRVITMIHRQETRSFLGFFMMRFITIEDSEQVLRAIRMTPKDLPIDFIVHTPGGLALAATQIAQALADHKAPVRVIVPHYAMSGGTLIALAADEIIMDEHAVLGPVDPQLGQEPAASIVKIKELKKPEEIDDSTWIKIDVSEKALKQMFENVKTLLLKKGYSEEVANKVAEELSTGKYTHDYPLTVEHIQSLGLKVSTDVPEEVYALMDLYPQPAGTPSVQYIPVPYQRPGNSQPTGSKN; encoded by the coding sequence ATGGATCCCACAGGAGCTATATGGATAAATCAGTTGTTCTGGCTGATATTTCTGCTTCTTTTAGTACTTCCGATGGTAAAAGCACAGACACTTGAGTGGAGCAGGGAAAGGCTTATCAGAGCCATAGAAGAGAAAAGAAAATCCCGTGTGATCACGATGATACACAGGCAGGAAACCCGTTCATTTTTAGGTTTTTTTATGATGAGGTTCATTACAATTGAAGATTCTGAGCAGGTTTTAAGAGCTATCAGAATGACACCTAAAGACCTGCCTATAGACTTTATTGTTCACACCCCGGGAGGACTTGCCCTTGCTGCTACCCAGATAGCACAGGCACTTGCAGACCACAAAGCTCCGGTCAGGGTGATCGTTCCCCATTATGCCATGTCAGGTGGAACACTGATAGCACTGGCAGCAGACGAGATAATAATGGACGAACATGCTGTTTTAGGTCCGGTAGATCCTCAGCTTGGGCAGGAACCAGCAGCATCAATAGTAAAAATCAAGGAACTAAAAAAACCTGAAGAAATTGATGATTCCACATGGATTAAGATTGATGTAAGTGAAAAAGCCTTAAAACAGATGTTTGAAAATGTCAAAACCCTTTTGTTGAAAAAAGGTTATTCAGAAGAGGTTGCAAACAAAGTGGCTGAAGAACTTTCAACAGGAAAATACACCCATGATTATCCTCTAACTGTGGAGCATATACAGTCTCTTGGACTGAAAGTTTCAACAGATGTTCCTGAAGAAGTATACGCTCTGATGGATCTTTACCCACAACCTGCAGGTACACCTTCAGTTCAGTATATACCTGTTCCTTATCAGAGACCGGGCAATAGCCAGCCTACAGGTAGCAAAAATTGA
- the truD gene encoding tRNA pseudouridine(13) synthase TruD — protein sequence MREVYFSWNVKEKPEDFIVSEVSDFELVENGNFYLYQLVKRGVNTQEVAKRFNLSYAGLKDKNAITFQYVSSPKFLGEAVFEKKDDNFFGLIFIGKIRKKIRIGNLKGNLFSVLLKGHTISDKRWFINYYDLQRISRNTEKGKKILKELKGGISWKMLSWRENFYLDAYLSHLWNKAVMVLLKENYTGYYVVEKGKKFFIPETDYQDLMENFPRFFPILGYKMKLSDKEKDIYRYVLGKEGFTFEDMFFKLKQLKIKGDYRKTFLKAEKIQLKNGRVNFFLQKGAYATMFLKNIFIQ from the coding sequence ATGAGAGAGGTTTATTTTAGCTGGAATGTAAAAGAAAAACCTGAAGATTTTATAGTAAGTGAGGTTTCTGATTTTGAGCTTGTTGAAAACGGAAATTTTTACCTTTATCAGCTTGTAAAAAGGGGGGTTAACACTCAGGAGGTAGCAAAAAGGTTTAATCTGAGCTATGCAGGTTTGAAGGATAAGAATGCCATAACATTCCAGTATGTTTCTTCTCCAAAATTTCTTGGTGAAGCTGTTTTTGAAAAGAAAGATGATAATTTTTTTGGGCTGATATTTATCGGAAAAATCAGAAAAAAGATAAGAATAGGAAACCTTAAGGGAAATCTCTTTTCAGTATTACTAAAAGGTCATACTATTTCAGACAAAAGATGGTTTATTAACTACTATGATCTTCAGAGAATAAGCAGAAACACAGAAAAAGGAAAAAAGATTTTAAAGGAGTTAAAAGGAGGGATCAGCTGGAAGATGCTCAGCTGGAGGGAAAACTTTTATCTTGATGCTTACCTTTCCCATCTATGGAATAAGGCTGTTATGGTTTTACTGAAGGAGAATTACACAGGTTATTATGTTGTTGAAAAAGGAAAAAAGTTTTTTATTCCAGAAACAGACTATCAGGATCTTATGGAAAACTTTCCCAGATTTTTTCCTATTTTAGGGTATAAGATGAAACTTTCTGATAAGGAGAAAGATATTTACAGGTATGTGCTTGGAAAAGAAGGATTTACTTTTGAAGATATGTTTTTCAAGCTAAAACAACTCAAGATCAAAGGAGACTACAGAAAAACATTTTTGAAAGCTGAAAAGATCCAGTTAAAAAACGGTAGAGTTAACTTTTTTCTTCAAAAAGGGGCTTATGCCACTATGTTTCTTAAGAACATTTTTATCCAATAA
- a CDS encoding DUF507 family protein produces the protein MKIPARLVERIVNNIVKELTEKHYIEAENEEEFKKAVFEIINKAIEEEKEIEEEAEKLVEQHMHLIESEDIRYRTAVMKVKEKLAEERNIHLDPEERMNQIAHKIKKYIETENSIEIFEHPNKIRRKIFEILKQLVKEEKEIDREVRQRIKSYSRKILEGTPEWRILYNRIYEDALKRRGLL, from the coding sequence ATGAAAATACCAGCAAGGCTGGTAGAGAGAATTGTTAATAACATAGTTAAGGAACTGACAGAGAAACATTACATAGAAGCTGAAAATGAAGAGGAGTTTAAAAAGGCTGTTTTTGAGATAATAAATAAAGCCATTGAGGAAGAAAAAGAGATTGAGGAAGAAGCAGAAAAGCTTGTTGAACAGCATATGCATCTGATTGAGTCTGAAGACATAAGATACAGAACAGCAGTAATGAAAGTAAAAGAAAAGTTGGCAGAGGAAAGAAATATCCATCTTGATCCTGAAGAAAGAATGAACCAGATAGCCCATAAAATCAAAAAATACATAGAGACAGAAAACTCAATAGAAATATTTGAACACCCAAACAAAATAAGAAGAAAGATATTTGAGATACTTAAACAGCTTGTAAAAGAAGAGAAAGAAATAGATAGAGAGGTCAGACAAAGAATCAAGTCCTATTCAAGAAAAATTCTCGAAGGAACTCCAGAGTGGAGAATTCTTTATAACAGAATTTATGAAGATGCATTAAAAAGAAGGGGTCTTCTTTAA